The region TGGGTACGTTTTTCGACTCGATTTTCTAAATCTTTATTGAATTGCTGTAATTGCTCATATAATTCCGATTGTTGAATGGCGATCGCCACCTGGTTGGCTAATTGTTTCATTAACTCAATTTCCCAGGGTTGCCATATCCGGGTAAAAGCACATTGATGGGCAATTAGGAGGCCCCAAAGATAGGGAAATTCTGATTCATTGCCTGGAGAAGTAGAACGATCATGTTGGAGAATGGGAACTACTAATTTTGATTGCACACCAAACTGTTTGACGAAATCAGCTAGGCAAACCTCTACGTCATCCTGGTCGATGTTATTAATGGCTCGTACTTTACCTTTGGTATAGGCTTGATGATACTCAACGGGAAAAACTTCGTCGGAAAAGGTTCGCCCTAAAATACTGGGGTAATTTGTATTCACCGATTCGGTAATGGCACTGCCCGTACCATCTTGCCAAATGCGATAAATTAAAACTCGATCAACGTGCAACAGGGTTTTGACTTCAGCGACGGTGGTATTTAAAACCGTTTCCAAGTTCAAAGATTGACGGATATGTTGGGTAATTTGATTAATAAATCGTTCCCGTTGGGTTTGCTGCTTGAGGCTAATTTCAATCTTGCGGCGTTGCTGGTTTTGTCGGTGCCATAAATAACAAGCAATGGCGATCGCTAGAAAAACAAATTCGATCGGAATTAGAAATTTGCCCATATATAAGCGGATCCCAGAGGAAAAACCTTAATTAAATTTTTGTTTAACAATAATTTTCATAATTTTCAACAATAAAGCTAAATCCTGATCCTTGGCAAAAACTCCATCAATTTGGGGCAGATAACTGCGAGCTTGCAACGTGATCTGACTGTCGGCATAATCCGTAATTAGGAGCAGGGCTGGCGGTTTAGCAGACAAGTTTTTGATAATGGTAATTAAATCTAAAGTAGCTGAAATATCAATTGGTTCATATCTAATACCGCAACCAACTAGGACAGAGTGATATTCTCCAATGTCAATGCGGTTAAATAGAATATCCTGGAAGTTGATGGCAGAAATTTCAAAATTTGGGCATAAAAACCGCTTGACTGATTGATACCATTGCCGATCCATTTCTAGGATACCAATCTTTGCCCTCGCTTTTTTGCGGGACGGGGCAGATGATTTTTTACCAGCTAGTTTCAGCATTAAATTCTGGTCTCAAATACAAAGTCTGCAAAGTCTCGAAGCATTAAATCCAGAGAACAGATAATTAAGCCCCGAAATATTCCTAGCAAAAACTACTGGCTGTTAAACTGCCTAAGTCCCCCTATGGAGGGGGATTGATCGGTATAAATTTTTTCAGCCCTAAGCTCTGCTGTGACATCGAAAAAACTACAGTCCGATGATGCCCCAGGCACTAAGGGCAACGGCAACTACCCCCAAACTCACCAATGCTCCTCCGGCATAAAGAACCACTTTCCCGGCTAAATAAACCCCAGCGGGATAGGGTTGCTTTTGCCATTCCCAACGGTAGGTTAGGGGAGCTTGATTACAGAAGTAACCGATCGCCTCTAGTTTTTCCCGATGATCAGCACCGTAACGGGGCATGCGGGCAAAGGGTAACTCACCACTGACTCGTTGGGGCAGAATGCGCCGCCGTTGATAGGGCACGGTGTCATAGCCAAAGTTTTCCAGATATTCCTCACTATTGACCAGTTCATTGATGAAGCCGGGTAACCCCTTGGTGGCAATCACAATGGACCAAGCAATTTTTTCTTCTTCACTATAAACATCTCGACCCAATAATCGTTGAATACACATTTGTGCAAAACGATAGTTATTATTTGCTTCAAAATTACGGCGACGAAAGCTATCGGAAATAGCCAAACCACGGATAAAATCCCTTACGGTAATTTGCTGATTTTTTAATTGGGATTCCAAGGCAATCTGCCGATTACTTTGAATCATTTGTTGCTCATTGAATACCTGACGATAGGCCGCGGCAATCAGATTATCCATGTCCGAGGGGGAAAGGCTGTCCTCCGTGGTGAAAATATGGGCGTGTTCATCTCCAGAGACTTCGTAGTTGGCAACCCGTTGATTCTGACTAACGGGGGAATAGGCAATTAAAGGCAGTGTCATAGATAAAGTTAGTTATTAAGCTTAAAAGTTGATCAATGCCCAGCCAATGACTGGTATGTGTTGGTATCAAAAATGCAATCCTAACAAAGTGAAGCAGAAGAAAAGGGGGAGAAAGTCGTAAAGAAATCGGAAAGTTAGCTTATTTGTTTGAAACTGTTACATTTCGCAACATGAATTAACCCAGACCCGTTCACCCCTTCAGGTAAGCTGAGGTTGATAGAGAAAAGCACAATGGGCCATGAGAATTCTTTTAGTGGAAGATGATTTGCCGCTGGCGGAAACCCTGGCAGAGGCATTGAGCGATCAGCTTTACACTGTTGACATTGCCCCCGACGCTTCCTTGGCCTGGGACTATGCTGCCCGACTGGAATATGACCTGGTTATTTTGGATGTGATGTTGCCGGAGTTGGACGGGATTGCACTCTGCCAAAAATGGCGATCGCACGGTTATTTAATGCCAATTTTAATGATGACAGCCAGGGATACCATCAACGATAAAATCACCGGTTTAGATGCCGGAGCCGATGACTATGTGATCAAGCCGGTGGATTTAGGAGAATTATTCGCCAGGGTGCGGGCTTTGTTGCGTCGGGGTTGTGCAACGTGTCAACCAATTTTGGAATGGGGACCGATCAAGCTGGATCCAAGCACCTATGAAGTTAGTTACGATGACGAGATTTTGCCCTTGACCCGCAAGGAATACAGTATTCTCGAACTGCTACTCCGCAATGGTCGTCGGGTTCTGAGTCGGAGCATGATTATCGATAGCATTTGGAAGTTGGAGAGTCCCCCGGAGGAAGATACGGTTAAGGTGCATGTGCGGAGTTTGCGGCAAAAATTGAAAAGTGCTGGTTTATCAGCAGATCTAATTGAAACGGTTCATGGCATTGGGTATCGTCTTGCCAATTTGGCGGAAAAGCCTTTGTGTCAAGGGAAAAACTAGTCCAGAAAACCAGGTTCCCCATGAGAAATTCATTTAATCTCTTTTCTGAGTCGGTGTTACCTGAGATAAATCCTGGGGATCAAAATAGTTTCTTTTGCCGTAGGGCGCTAGGGCTTTGAGC is a window of Synechocystis sp. PCC 7338 DNA encoding:
- a CDS encoding response regulator transcription factor, with product MRILLVEDDLPLAETLAEALSDQLYTVDIAPDASLAWDYAARLEYDLVILDVMLPELDGIALCQKWRSHGYLMPILMMTARDTINDKITGLDAGADDYVIKPVDLGELFARVRALLRRGCATCQPILEWGPIKLDPSTYEVSYDDEILPLTRKEYSILELLLRNGRRVLSRSMIIDSIWKLESPPEEDTVKVHVRSLRQKLKSAGLSADLIETVHGIGYRLANLAEKPLCQGKN
- a CDS encoding phycobilisome rod-core linker polypeptide, with the translated sequence MTLPLIAYSPVSQNQRVANYEVSGDEHAHIFTTEDSLSPSDMDNLIAAAYRQVFNEQQMIQSNRQIALESQLKNQQITVRDFIRGLAISDSFRRRNFEANNNYRFAQMCIQRLLGRDVYSEEEKIAWSIVIATKGLPGFINELVNSEEYLENFGYDTVPYQRRRILPQRVSGELPFARMPRYGADHREKLEAIGYFCNQAPLTYRWEWQKQPYPAGVYLAGKVVLYAGGALVSLGVVAVALSAWGIIGL